One genomic region from Tachysurus fulvidraco isolate hzauxx_2018 chromosome 14, HZAU_PFXX_2.0, whole genome shotgun sequence encodes:
- the spag17 gene encoding sperm-associated antigen 17 isoform X7: protein MAPKRVKSDRDGNKQWEAALSCAVLQEECWHVCVSLVVCDSVYDEVCMRALCHAVQQPLRRLFTLLSWENLLQKINDLGNPKMRKTQELPAFYEVTEVARSVLDSGDELSVDLLAKLVKFQLLDIKNTDIQRRAAVQRAADSVSQVKEKSAKGSAKGEKGKNAAEVSPPQKDTKLKRRGDEDTSSYIDDEPDDGPQHYVLMTGFHQPSLISALDSVGVHVSNVIRLKSDRSQSSLLPLGAESPDMSEEQEFPTGVLDLQQELSVFWDQLGGVLNSAGFQSRMSDIAQLDYRVDQNLLSRDLNKAEEMQEVGVAVYEGVACLLYDSLDWRRQYEHYLSRMRLIHIPNIHTPEHSIQPDTPAEALTVMKRAERSDFQGVDVDLRLYSDLLDKIPLPCVSVPLVLHCLIEQVVSSQQEECGGSAESDSRSDLECDLISYMMQSVSALPPGQQENRVSVSVKGLMEYFGLKEKDQSESTERKLTLLYHHNEISKRLHNIPVLDSLDAVSVEVCMVKKSSVLNTLMSNHLKTSSLNKARRHELLHYCSIDSLSSGDVQRLLQLCVFESMPLTAVDESGRHTHTGLHTPLPWDDPVTFTHTLYRGLDSTHESGAVCDKQQKNTFRVEDLQKTLIRHFRHWNFTEHHNADVLPQVMQTVSESYRCVDSFHSTQSNVTYIICHNPMSSERSSRESWDVFLHTDVRFRSYLENVAESIRDWSRAEEERQQQQQQQQQQQETEAVDTTMKGVSVVSPLQSEVFIRHDSLKAWKLEQDRQKDEDVTGKMKKEKGGKAKGESSEPTRENKKIREDECLTAQTPTEQKDDWDKRNERSNSHTEDQPVFTGYMMDGRLLQVKGESQCVYPSDGGQISVERVHYVQGSTQLKVVVRKNGHCFYTHITEPERQNPHDQRHRNGCFYAVLSNGLTLAYSHTHQDCDDVSPLQLHVSLPTGLQIYFSFQHTASDQGVLVHQSLPSAGSKFPATHTESSRTITCDGAVIKHMRNGSTEVLFADGSVSVSPDSGPVCVTVSSEDTPSRDTNVKPSSGAGAEGVEPTSKVERKEQVELAGGLWCTTTPSGVRIRTIRGERVEEKPVQTFYCTDPQTHTVVITRDDGVLCVLEKHRVVVDHADGTRMISYQQRETLNQQLSGSSDRGRVSTVKVEKNGFATVMMKCEEKSSEVLFRDGTTISATAHGSYRVCLSDESCLSLSEDGVAVYNSTGPEGEQCGRYIMRHSEGLLCEHTDSEGNHYQVTAEGGVSISHTHNDMESETQHNTGPDTHIPRLFIVYADGSALEFLSSQTVDTILQKEYKDPSVAVMREPIPHTPEAFAITILKPFSDLSSYWLSPKHLDDIIPANLKSRKWDTFPASEVKTPGSPFGVSLGRGLELKERTTMSSDPTSPVLQNPDTLLIRRITEHTSFTQQHYEHLQNKLLFYINQLLQREKLNDEMKLKDPQTAEQELHQSDLLQCQSDSTPDSTPDSTPDSTPQSINRSVYLGGRTESTNTGWM from the exons ATTAATGATCTTGGGAACCCAAAGATGAGGAAGACCCAGGAGCTCCCTGCATTTTATgag gtgacagAGGTGGCGAGGTCAGTGTTGGACTCAGGAGATGAGCTTTCTGTTGATTTATTGGCAAAATTAGTGAAATTTCAACTGCTGGACATCAAGAACACTGATATACAGAGAAGAGCTGCTGTACAGaga gCAGCAGATTCAGTGTCTCAGGTTAAAGAGAAAAGTGCTAAAGGCTCAGCTAAAGGAGAAAAAGGTAAAAATGCAGCAGAAGTTTCACCTCCTCAAAAAGACACCAAGCTGAAACGTAGAGGAGACGAAGACACCAGCAGCTACATCG atgaTGAACCAGATGATGGCCCACAACACTATGTCCTCATGACGGGTTTCCATCAGCCGAGTCTGATCTCTGCATTAGACTCTGTTGGTGTTCATGTCTCCAACGTCATCAGACTGAAATCAGACAGAAGTCAGAGCTCACTCCTGCCTCTGGGAGCAGAAAGCCCCGACATGTCAGAGGAACAAG AATTCCCCACTGGTGTGTTGGATCTTCAGCAGGAGCTCAGCGTGTTCTGGGATCAACTGGGTGGAGTTTTGAACAGCGCTGGGTTCCAGTCCCGAATGTCCGACATCGCTCAGCTGGACTACAGAGTGGACCAGAACCTGCTGAGCCGAGATTTAAACAAAGCTGAGGAAATg caggaagtgggcgtggctgtgtatgagggtgtggcCTGTTTGCTGTATGACAGTTTGGACTGGAGGAGGCAGTATGAACACTACCTGAGCAGAATGAGACTGATCCATATCCCAAACATCCACACGCCTGAACACAGCATTCAACCTGATACACCtgctgag GCTCTAACTGTGATGAAGAGAGCAGAGAGATCAG actTCCAGGGTGTGGATGTGGATCTGAGGCTGTACTCTGATCTTCTGGACAAAATCCCCCTGCCGTGTGTGTCGGTTCCTctcgtcctgcactgtctgATAGAGCAG GTGGTTTCATCACAACAGGAAGAGTGCGGTGGCTCGGCAGAGTCAGACTCGAGATCAGACCTGGAGTGTGATTTAATCAGCTACATGATGCAGTCTGTGAGCGCTCTACCTCCAGGCCAGCAGGAGAACAgagtcagtgtctcagtaaag ggCCTGATGGAGTATTTTGGGCTTAAGGAGAAAGATCAAAGTGAAAGTACAGAGAGAAAACTCACCCTGCTGTATCATCACAATGAGATATCAAAGAGACTCCACAAtatacct gtGTTAGACAGTTTGGATGCAGTGAGTGTTGAGGTGTGTATGGTGAAGAAGAGTTCTGTACTTAACACTCTAATGTCTAACCATCTTAAAACCAGCAGCCTTAATAAAGCCAGGAGACATGAACTACTGCACTACTGTTCCattg acTCTCTGAGCTCTGGTGATGTTCAGAGGCTcctccagctgtgtgtgtttgagagcaTGCCCCTGACAGCAGTAGATGAGAGTggacgtcacacacacacagggttacacacaccGTTACCATGGGACGACCCCgtgaccttcacacacacactttaccgcGGCCTCGACTCCACTCACG aaagTGGAGCTGTGTGTGACAAGCAGCAG aaaaatacatttagagTAGAAGACTTACAGAAGACGCTGATTCGACACTTCAGACACTGGAACTTCACCGAACACCACAATGCTGACGTCTTACCTCag gtcatgCAGACAGTGTCTGAGTCATACAGATGTGTGGATTCATTTCATAGCACTCAGTCCAACGTCACCTACATCATCTGCCACAATCCCATGAGTTCTGAGAGGAGCAGCAGAGAATCATGGGACGTGTTTCTGCACACTGATGTGAGGTTCAG gaGCTACCTGGAGAACGTAGCAGAGTCCATCAGAGACTGGAGCAGAGCAGAAGAGGagagacaacaacaacaacaacaacaacaacaacaacaagagaCAGAGGCAGTGGATACAACAATGAAAG gagtgTCAGTGGTGTCTCCGTTGCAGTCGGAGGTGTTTATACGACATGACTCTCTGAAA gcaTGGAAGCTGGAGCAGGACAGACAGAAGGATGAAGATGTGACGGGGAAGATGAAGAAGGAGAAAGGAGGGAAAGCTAAAGGAGAGAGTTCAGAGCCGACCCGAGAGAACAAGAAGATCCGAGAGGACGAATGTCTCACAGCTCAAACTCCCACAGAGCAGAAGGATGACTGGGACAAGAGGAACGAGAGGAGCAACTCTCACACTGAGGACCAACct gtgtttacAGGTTACATGATGGACGGTAGGCTGTTGCAGGTAAAAGGCGAGAGTCAGTGTGTTTATCCATCAGATGGAGGACAGATCAGTGTTGAGAGAGTTCACTATGtacaag gttcCACTCAGCTGAAAGTAGTTGTGAGAAAAAATGGCCACtgtttctacacacacatcacagaacCAGAGAGACAGAACCCTCATG ATCAGCGGCACAGAAATGGCTGTTTTTACGCTGTACTGAGTAACGGACTTACACTGgcctacagtcacacacatcag GACTGTGATGATGTTTCTCCTCTTCAGCTCCATGTTTCTCTTCCCACTGGCCTTCAGATTTACTTCAGCTTCCAACACACTGCAT ctgatcAGGGTGTGTTGGTCCATCAGTCACTCCCCTCCGCAGGATCCAAATTccctgccacacacactgagtcatcACGTACCATCACCTGTGACGGAGCTGTGATTAAACACATGAGGAATGGATCTACTGag GTGCTGTTTGCTGATGGTTCAGTGAGTGTGAGTCCTGACTCAGGGccggtgtgtgtgactgtctccTCCGAGGACACACCGAGCAGAGACACTAACG TTAAACCCAGCTCAGGTGCTGGAGCAGAGGGGGTGGAGCCAACATCAAAGGTAGAGCGTAAAGAGCAGGTCGAGTTAGCAGGTGGTTTGTGGTGCACCACAACTCCATCAGGAGTGAGGATCAGGACCATCAGAGGTGAACGGGTGGAGGAGAAACCTGTCCAGACCTTCTACTGCACtgacccacaaacacacact GTGGTGATAACGAGGGAtgatggtgtgttgtgtgtgttggagaaaCACAGAGTTGTTGTGGATCACGCTGATGGAACCAGAATGATCTCCTACCAGCAGAGGGAGACACTGAACCAGCAGCTCTCAG GCAGCAGTGATAGAGGGAGAGTGAGCACGGTGAAGGTGGAGAAGAACGGGTTCGCTACAGTCATGATGAAGTGTGAGGAGAAAAGCAGCGAGGTTCTCTTCAGAGACGGAACCACCATCAGTGCTACTGCCCATGGATCTTACAGG gtgtgtctgtctgatgaaagctgtctatctctctctgagGATGGTGTCGCTGTGTACAACAGTACAGGACCTGAAGGAGAACAATGTGGACGTTACATCATGAGACACTCTGAGGGTTTATTGTGTGAGCACACTGACTCAGAGGGAAACCACTACCAg gTCACAGCAGAGGGTGGAGTCTccatctcccacacacacaatgacatggagagtgagacacaacacaacactggtCCTGATACACACATACCACG GTTGTTTATAGTGTACGCTGATGGATCTGCTCTGGAGTTCCTCTCATCTCAGACTGTAGATACGATTCTGCAGAAGGAGTACAAAGATCCCTCAGTCGCTGTGATGAGAGAACCAATACCTCACACACccg AGGCGTTTGCAATCACAATCCTGAAACCCTTCTCTGACCTGAGCTCCTATTGGCTCTCACCCAAACACCTGGATGACATCATCCCTGCTAACCTCAAATCCAGGAAGTGGGACACGTTTCCCGCctctgag GTGAAGACCCCCGGTTCTCCGTTCGGAGTGTCTCTGGGTCGAGGCTTAGAGCTAAAGGAGAGAACCACAATGAGCTCTGATCCAACTTCTCCAGTTCTACAGAACCCCGACACACTGCTGATCCGCCGCATCACTGAACACACATCATTCACACAACAACACTACGAACACCTGCAGAACAAACTGCTg ttctACATAAATCAGCTCCTGCAGAGAGAGAAGCTAAATGATGAGATGAAGCTGAAGGATCCTCAAACAGCAGAGCAGGAACTTCATCAGTCTGATCTTCTGCAG TGTCAGTCAGACTCAACACCAGACTCAACACCAGACTCAACACCAGACTCAACACCTCAGTCCA TAAACAGAAGCGTATATCTGGGTGGGAGAACAGAATCCACCAACACAG GTTGGATGTAA
- the spag17 gene encoding sperm-associated antigen 17 isoform X6 → MAPKRVKSDRDGNKQWEAALSCAVLQEINDLGNPKMRKTQELPAFYEVTEVARSVLDSGDELSVDLLAKLVKFQLLDIKNTDIQRRAAVQRAADSVSQVKEKSAKGSAKGEKGKNAAEVSPPQKDTKLKRRGDEDTSSYIDDEPDDGPQHYVLMTGFHQPSLISALDSVGVHVSNVIRLKSDRSQSSLLPLGAESPDMSEEQEFPTGVLDLQQELSVFWDQLGGVLNSAGFQSRMSDIAQLDYRVDQNLLSRDLNKAEEMQEVGVAVYEGVACLLYDSLDWRRQYEHYLSRMRLIHIPNIHTPEHSIQPDTPAEALTVMKRAERSDFQGVDVDLRLYSDLLDKIPLPCVSVPLVLHCLIEQVVSSQQEECGGSAESDSRSDLECDLISYMMQSVSALPPGQQENRVSVSVKGLMEYFGLKEKDQSESTERKLTLLYHHNEISKRLHNIPVLDSLDAVSVEVCMVKKSSVLNTLMSNHLKTSSLNKARRHELLHYCSIDSLSSGDVQRLLQLCVFESMPLTAVDESGRHTHTGLHTPLPWDDPVTFTHTLYRGLDSTHESGAVCDKQQKNTFRVEDLQKTLIRHFRHWNFTEHHNADVLPQVMQTVSESYRCVDSFHSTQSNVTYIICHNPMSSERSSRESWDVFLHTDVRFRSYLENVAESIRDWSRAEEERQQQQQQQQQQQETEAVDTTMKGVSVVSPLQSEVFIRHDSLKAWKLEQDRQKDEDVTGKMKKEKGGKAKGESSEPTRENKKIREDECLTAQTPTEQKDDWDKRNERSNSHTEDQPVFTGYMMDGRLLQVKGESQCVYPSDGGQISVERVHYVQGSTQLKVVVRKNGHCFYTHITEPERQNPHDQRHRNGCFYAVLSNGLTLAYSHTHQDCDDVSPLQLHVSLPTGLQIYFSFQHTASDQGVLVHQSLPSAGSKFPATHTESSRTITCDGAVIKHMRNGSTEVLFADGSVSVSPDSGPVCVTVSSEDTPSRDTNVKPSSGAGAEGVEPTSKVERKEQVELAGGLWCTTTPSGVRIRTIRGERVEEKPVQTFYCTDPQTHTVVITRDDGVLCVLEKHRVVVDHADGTRMISYQQRETLNQQLSGSSDRGRVSTVKVEKNGFATVMMKCEEKSSEVLFRDGTTISATAHGSYRVCLSDESCLSLSEDGVAVYNSTGPEGEQCGRYIMRHSEGLLCEHTDSEGNHYQVTAEGGVSISHTHNDMESETQHNTGPDTHIPRLFIVYADGSALEFLSSQTVDTILQKEYKDPSVAVMREPIPHTPEAFAITILKPFSDLSSYWLSPKHLDDIIPANLKSRKWDTFPASEVKTPGSPFGVSLGRGLELKERTTMSSDPTSPVLQNPDTLLIRRITEHTSFTQQHYEHLQNKLLFYINQLLQREKLNDEMKLKDPQTAEQELHQSDLLQCQSDSTPDSTPDSTPDSTPQSMLSRYSQAVCVSQSLLSNQHSDQQVQQETYCKQKRISGWENRIHQHRLDVKEEARHRHALRNHIITTYFHPELQEMSLCVQQPSHTAVFHHNL, encoded by the exons ATTAATGATCTTGGGAACCCAAAGATGAGGAAGACCCAGGAGCTCCCTGCATTTTATgag gtgacagAGGTGGCGAGGTCAGTGTTGGACTCAGGAGATGAGCTTTCTGTTGATTTATTGGCAAAATTAGTGAAATTTCAACTGCTGGACATCAAGAACACTGATATACAGAGAAGAGCTGCTGTACAGaga gCAGCAGATTCAGTGTCTCAGGTTAAAGAGAAAAGTGCTAAAGGCTCAGCTAAAGGAGAAAAAGGTAAAAATGCAGCAGAAGTTTCACCTCCTCAAAAAGACACCAAGCTGAAACGTAGAGGAGACGAAGACACCAGCAGCTACATCG atgaTGAACCAGATGATGGCCCACAACACTATGTCCTCATGACGGGTTTCCATCAGCCGAGTCTGATCTCTGCATTAGACTCTGTTGGTGTTCATGTCTCCAACGTCATCAGACTGAAATCAGACAGAAGTCAGAGCTCACTCCTGCCTCTGGGAGCAGAAAGCCCCGACATGTCAGAGGAACAAG AATTCCCCACTGGTGTGTTGGATCTTCAGCAGGAGCTCAGCGTGTTCTGGGATCAACTGGGTGGAGTTTTGAACAGCGCTGGGTTCCAGTCCCGAATGTCCGACATCGCTCAGCTGGACTACAGAGTGGACCAGAACCTGCTGAGCCGAGATTTAAACAAAGCTGAGGAAATg caggaagtgggcgtggctgtgtatgagggtgtggcCTGTTTGCTGTATGACAGTTTGGACTGGAGGAGGCAGTATGAACACTACCTGAGCAGAATGAGACTGATCCATATCCCAAACATCCACACGCCTGAACACAGCATTCAACCTGATACACCtgctgag GCTCTAACTGTGATGAAGAGAGCAGAGAGATCAG actTCCAGGGTGTGGATGTGGATCTGAGGCTGTACTCTGATCTTCTGGACAAAATCCCCCTGCCGTGTGTGTCGGTTCCTctcgtcctgcactgtctgATAGAGCAG GTGGTTTCATCACAACAGGAAGAGTGCGGTGGCTCGGCAGAGTCAGACTCGAGATCAGACCTGGAGTGTGATTTAATCAGCTACATGATGCAGTCTGTGAGCGCTCTACCTCCAGGCCAGCAGGAGAACAgagtcagtgtctcagtaaag ggCCTGATGGAGTATTTTGGGCTTAAGGAGAAAGATCAAAGTGAAAGTACAGAGAGAAAACTCACCCTGCTGTATCATCACAATGAGATATCAAAGAGACTCCACAAtatacct gtGTTAGACAGTTTGGATGCAGTGAGTGTTGAGGTGTGTATGGTGAAGAAGAGTTCTGTACTTAACACTCTAATGTCTAACCATCTTAAAACCAGCAGCCTTAATAAAGCCAGGAGACATGAACTACTGCACTACTGTTCCattg acTCTCTGAGCTCTGGTGATGTTCAGAGGCTcctccagctgtgtgtgtttgagagcaTGCCCCTGACAGCAGTAGATGAGAGTggacgtcacacacacacagggttacacacaccGTTACCATGGGACGACCCCgtgaccttcacacacacactttaccgcGGCCTCGACTCCACTCACG aaagTGGAGCTGTGTGTGACAAGCAGCAG aaaaatacatttagagTAGAAGACTTACAGAAGACGCTGATTCGACACTTCAGACACTGGAACTTCACCGAACACCACAATGCTGACGTCTTACCTCag gtcatgCAGACAGTGTCTGAGTCATACAGATGTGTGGATTCATTTCATAGCACTCAGTCCAACGTCACCTACATCATCTGCCACAATCCCATGAGTTCTGAGAGGAGCAGCAGAGAATCATGGGACGTGTTTCTGCACACTGATGTGAGGTTCAG gaGCTACCTGGAGAACGTAGCAGAGTCCATCAGAGACTGGAGCAGAGCAGAAGAGGagagacaacaacaacaacaacaacaacaacaacaacaagagaCAGAGGCAGTGGATACAACAATGAAAG gagtgTCAGTGGTGTCTCCGTTGCAGTCGGAGGTGTTTATACGACATGACTCTCTGAAA gcaTGGAAGCTGGAGCAGGACAGACAGAAGGATGAAGATGTGACGGGGAAGATGAAGAAGGAGAAAGGAGGGAAAGCTAAAGGAGAGAGTTCAGAGCCGACCCGAGAGAACAAGAAGATCCGAGAGGACGAATGTCTCACAGCTCAAACTCCCACAGAGCAGAAGGATGACTGGGACAAGAGGAACGAGAGGAGCAACTCTCACACTGAGGACCAACct gtgtttacAGGTTACATGATGGACGGTAGGCTGTTGCAGGTAAAAGGCGAGAGTCAGTGTGTTTATCCATCAGATGGAGGACAGATCAGTGTTGAGAGAGTTCACTATGtacaag gttcCACTCAGCTGAAAGTAGTTGTGAGAAAAAATGGCCACtgtttctacacacacatcacagaacCAGAGAGACAGAACCCTCATG ATCAGCGGCACAGAAATGGCTGTTTTTACGCTGTACTGAGTAACGGACTTACACTGgcctacagtcacacacatcag GACTGTGATGATGTTTCTCCTCTTCAGCTCCATGTTTCTCTTCCCACTGGCCTTCAGATTTACTTCAGCTTCCAACACACTGCAT ctgatcAGGGTGTGTTGGTCCATCAGTCACTCCCCTCCGCAGGATCCAAATTccctgccacacacactgagtcatcACGTACCATCACCTGTGACGGAGCTGTGATTAAACACATGAGGAATGGATCTACTGag GTGCTGTTTGCTGATGGTTCAGTGAGTGTGAGTCCTGACTCAGGGccggtgtgtgtgactgtctccTCCGAGGACACACCGAGCAGAGACACTAACG TTAAACCCAGCTCAGGTGCTGGAGCAGAGGGGGTGGAGCCAACATCAAAGGTAGAGCGTAAAGAGCAGGTCGAGTTAGCAGGTGGTTTGTGGTGCACCACAACTCCATCAGGAGTGAGGATCAGGACCATCAGAGGTGAACGGGTGGAGGAGAAACCTGTCCAGACCTTCTACTGCACtgacccacaaacacacact GTGGTGATAACGAGGGAtgatggtgtgttgtgtgtgttggagaaaCACAGAGTTGTTGTGGATCACGCTGATGGAACCAGAATGATCTCCTACCAGCAGAGGGAGACACTGAACCAGCAGCTCTCAG GCAGCAGTGATAGAGGGAGAGTGAGCACGGTGAAGGTGGAGAAGAACGGGTTCGCTACAGTCATGATGAAGTGTGAGGAGAAAAGCAGCGAGGTTCTCTTCAGAGACGGAACCACCATCAGTGCTACTGCCCATGGATCTTACAGG gtgtgtctgtctgatgaaagctgtctatctctctctgagGATGGTGTCGCTGTGTACAACAGTACAGGACCTGAAGGAGAACAATGTGGACGTTACATCATGAGACACTCTGAGGGTTTATTGTGTGAGCACACTGACTCAGAGGGAAACCACTACCAg gTCACAGCAGAGGGTGGAGTCTccatctcccacacacacaatgacatggagagtgagacacaacacaacactggtCCTGATACACACATACCACG GTTGTTTATAGTGTACGCTGATGGATCTGCTCTGGAGTTCCTCTCATCTCAGACTGTAGATACGATTCTGCAGAAGGAGTACAAAGATCCCTCAGTCGCTGTGATGAGAGAACCAATACCTCACACACccg AGGCGTTTGCAATCACAATCCTGAAACCCTTCTCTGACCTGAGCTCCTATTGGCTCTCACCCAAACACCTGGATGACATCATCCCTGCTAACCTCAAATCCAGGAAGTGGGACACGTTTCCCGCctctgag GTGAAGACCCCCGGTTCTCCGTTCGGAGTGTCTCTGGGTCGAGGCTTAGAGCTAAAGGAGAGAACCACAATGAGCTCTGATCCAACTTCTCCAGTTCTACAGAACCCCGACACACTGCTGATCCGCCGCATCACTGAACACACATCATTCACACAACAACACTACGAACACCTGCAGAACAAACTGCTg ttctACATAAATCAGCTCCTGCAGAGAGAGAAGCTAAATGATGAGATGAAGCTGAAGGATCCTCAAACAGCAGAGCAGGAACTTCATCAGTCTGATCTTCTGCAG TGTCAGTCAGACTCAACACCAGACTCAACACCAGACTCAACACCAGACTCAACACCTCAGTCCA tgCTGTCTCGGTACTCTCaggctgtatgtgtgtctcagtctctcCTGTCTAATCAACACAGTGATCAACAAGTACAACAAGAAACATACTG TAAACAGAAGCGTATATCTGGGTGGGAGAACAGAATCCACCAACACAG GTTGGATGTAAAGGAGGAGGCGAGACATCGTCACGCTCTGAGAAATCACATCATCACCACGTATTTCCACCCTGAGCTTCAGGAGATGAGTCTCTGTGTCCAGCAGCCGAGCCACACCGCAGTCTTCCATCACAACCTGTAG